A stretch of the Salvelinus fontinalis isolate EN_2023a chromosome 22, ASM2944872v1, whole genome shotgun sequence genome encodes the following:
- the LOC129820303 gene encoding homeobox-containing protein 1-like — translation MRQWCLPAAVPRTEPMPTGRLSPPLSDVRMECCEVEPRYTIEQIDLLQRLRLSGMTKPQIIQALESLERLDPDHRPPYCNDTHTANPTNDTTPITASAPAPSSSSSSSSSSLSLASATTQTPGLDGASLSPSNSYEASPPPMYPHGVGVQKSLSYDIMAEEDWDLEEKVEEYMRRDSNLVKEEIKTFLNNRRISQAIVGQVTGISQSYISQWLLQQGLEMSDSKRRAFYRWYLLERNNPGATLSMRSLVKEEPDWRTGVSPGERGGVVGGPLRLRRGSRFTWRKECQSIMESFFMENQYPDEAKREEIANACNSVIQKPGCKLSEFERVTALKVYNWFANRRKEMKRRANIEAAILESHGIEVPSPSCQSNGEELEPQDFAEQVNQRFIEQEEISSRKDLDLQDTSSLAAVEVLPPPSPTSQVLEQKADESKRETVDEE, via the exons ATGCGACAGTGGTGCCTCCCGGCTGCGGTCCCGCGAACCGAACCAATGCCCACAGGGCGCCTCTCACCCCCGCTATCAG ATGTCAGGATGGAGTGTTGTGAGGTGGAGCCACGCTATACCATCGAGCAGATCGACCTCCTCCAGCGTCTCCGTCTCTCAGGGATGACCAAGCCACAGATCATCCAGGCCTTGGAGTCCCTAGAGCGGCTAGATCCCGACCATCGGCCCCCGTACTGCAACGACACCCACACCGCCAACCCGACCAACGACACCACCCCTATCACAGCCTCCGCCccagccccctcctcctcttcctcctcctcttcttcctccctctccttggCCTCCGCCACAACGCAGACCCCTGGGCTGGACGGAGCCTCGCTGTCGCCTAGCAACAGCTATGAGGCCTCTCCCCCGCCGATGTACCCACACGGGGTTGGAGTTCAGAAGTCGCTTAGCTATGACATCATGGCAGAGGAGGACTGGGATCtggaggagaaggtggaggagTACATGAG GAGGGACAGTAACCTGGTGAAGGAGGAGATTAAAACCTTCCTCAACAATCGCAGGATCTCCCAGGCCATCGTGGGACAGGTCACAG GTATCAGTCAGAGCTATATCTCTCAGTGGTTGCTGCAGCAGGGCTTGGAGATGAGCGACTCCAAACGCAGAGCCTTCTACCGTTGGTACCTGCTTGAGCGAAACAACCCAG GTGCTACCCTGTCGATGCGCTCCCTGGTGAAGGAGGAGCCTGATTGGAGGACGGGGGTCAGCCCCGGGGAGAGGGGCGGGGTGGTGGGCGGTCCTCTGAGGCTGCGGAGGGGAAGCAGGTTCACCTGGAGGAAGGAGTGCCAGTCAATCATGGAGAG tttCTTCATGGAGAACCAGTACCCTGATGAAGCGAAGAGAGAGGAGATCGCTAACGCCTGTAACTCAGTCATCCAGAAACCTG GATGCAAGCTGTCCGAGTTTGAGCGTGTCACGGCTCTGAAAGTGTACAACTGGTTCGCCAACCGCCGGAAAGAGATGAAGAGACGGGCTAATATAG AGGCAGCCATCTTGGAGAGTCATGGTATCGAGGTTCCAAGCCCGAGCTGTCAATCCAACGGGGAGGAGTTGGAACCACAGGACTTCGCAGAGCAAGTGAATCAACGATTCATCGAGCAA GAAGAGATCTCTTCCAGGAAGGACCTTGATCTACAAGACACCTCCTCATTGGCTGCCGTCGAGGTCCTTCCCCCTCCAAGCCCCACCTCTCAGGTTCTGGAACAGAAAGCTGACGAAtcgaagagagagacagtggacgaGGAGTGA